A window of Motilibacter rhizosphaerae genomic DNA:
TGCGCGGCGGCCTCCAGGACGGAGCGCGCGTCGTCCTTCCCGAGCACCGACGGGAGCGTGCGGCGCCCGCGCGGGCTCGCCAGCAGGGCCCCGGCGTCGCCGTCGGTGCGCCCGCTGCGCGCCGCCCAGCCGGTGAAGGCCCGGGCGGCCGCTGCCCGTCGCGCCAGCGTGGCGCGGGCGCAGCCGGAGGAGCGCTGACGGGCCAGCCAGCTGCGCAGCACGGCGAGGTCGACGCGGTCGAGCTCGGTGCGGCCCATGCGCCGGGCGTGCTCCAGCAGCGCGGCGACGTCCGCCGAGTACGCCCGGACGGTGTGCGCGGACAGCCCGCGCTCGAGGCGGAGGAACTCGGTGAACTCCACCCGGGCACGCGCCAGCTCGGGCGGGAGCGGCTCCTCGCGGTCCGCACTCCCGGCCGCCCGCGCAGGTGCCGTCGACGCTGCCATCGCAGCACACGGTCACCCGGGCGCTCGTGACGGTCAAGCACCGCGCCACCTCGGCGCGCGGCGTGTCGGCCAGCTCCGCCTCCCGCGCCCGTCACGTCCGCCGCCACCCCCCGCCCTCCGGCTGCACGAGCCCGCGGGCGGCGAGCGCTCCGAGCCTCCCGAGCACCTCGGGCGCCGTGAGCCCCGCGGCACCGCACAGCTCGTCGACGCGGAGCACGCCGCGCAGCGGCATCGCCTCCCACACCCGCAGCTCGTCCGGCCCGAGGGCGTCGGTGCGGCGCAGGTGCGGGTCGCTGGGGTCGGCCACGGCATCCCCGCCCAGCTGGCCGACCACGTCGAGCACCTCCTCCACGCAGGTGACGAGGACCGCGTCGCCGCGCCTCAGCTCCACGTGGCACCCGGCGGACGCCGGGCTCGTCACCGGGCCGGGCACGACCATGACCGGGCGGTGCAGCCGCCGGGCGTGGCCGACGGTGCTCCGCGCGCCGCTGCGCAGCCCCGCCTCGACGAGCAGGGTCCCCTGGCCCAGGGCCGCGAGCAGCCGGTTGCGGTCGAGGAACCGCCCCCTCGTCACCCCCGTGCCCAGGGGGTACTCGCTCACGAGGGTGCCGTGCTCCGCGACCCGCCGCAGCAGGCCCTCGTTGCCCTTCGGGTAGCTGACGTCCACCCCGCAGGCGAGGACCGCGCAGGTCGTCCCGCCCGCGAGCAGCGCCCCGCGGTGGGCGGCGGCGTCGATGCCGAAGGCCCCTCCGGACACGACCGAGCGCCCGGCCTGCGCGAGGCCGCCGGCGAGCGTGCCCGCCACGTGCTCGCCGTACGGCGTGGCCGCCCGCGCACCGACGACCGCGACGCGTGCCGGACGCGCGTCGAGGGCCGCGCCGCGGCACCACAGCGCGAGGGGGCGGTCGTCCCCGAGGTCGGCGAGCTCCGCTGGCCACTCGCCGTCCCCGGGCACGACCAGCCGGGCCCCGCTGCGCGCCGCCAGCGCGAGGTCGCGGTCGACGTCCACCCGGCCGAGCCGCTGGCGCCAGCGCTCCCGGCGCTCGCGGGCCCCCGCTCCCCCGCTCGAGTCCGGCGGCAGCGCGGCCGCGGGGTCGTCGGAGGCGATGCGCTCGAGCACCTCGCACGCGCCCCACGCCTCCACGAGCCGGACCAGCGGCGGGCAGGGGGGCTCGACGAGCCGGGTGAGGGCGGTGAGCGCCCGCCGCTCGGCCTCGGCGGCCGAGGACGGGACCGGCGGCGCCTGACGTCCTGACGATGACCAGACAGCCGGCGGACCGCTGGTCCCCGGCCCGCTCACGCGGCACGCCCCGAGGTGCCGGCGAGGCGGAGCGCGAGGGCCAGCGCGACGTCGTCCCCGCTCGGCCGGTCGCGCCCGGCGAGGTCCGCGAGCGTCCACGACACGCGCAGGGCGCGGTCGGCGCCGCGCAGGCTCAGCGCCCCCGACTCCACGGCCGACCGCACCAGCCGGTCGTCGGCCACCCGCCAGCGCGCGCGCAGCTCGCGCCCGGGCACCTCGGCGTTCGTGCGCCAGGGGGTGCCGGCGAGCCGGCCGGCGCTGCGCTCGCGCGCGGCGGTGACCCGGGCTCCGACGGCGGCCGTGCTCTCCCCGACGTCCAGCGCGCCCAGCGGGGGCACGACGTCGACGCGCAGGTCCACCCGGTCGAGCAGCGGCCCTGACAGCCGGGCGGCGTAGCGCCGCCGGGCCAGCGAGGAGCAGGTGCACTCCAGCGCGCGCCCGGTCGCGAGGCCGCAGGGGCAGGGGTTCGAGGCGAGGACGAGCGTGCAGCGCGCCGGGTAGCGGGCGGTGCCGGCGGCCCTGGCGAGGACCACGCGACCGGACTCGAGGGGTTGGCGCAGGGCGTCGAGCACCGGAGCGGCGAACTCCGGCGCCTCGTCGAGGAACAGCACACCGCGGTGGGCCAGCGACACCGCTCCGGGCCGGGGCACGCCGCTCCCTCCCCCGACGACGGCCGCGGTCGACGCGCTGTGGTGCGGGGCCTGGAACGGAGGACGGGTCACGAGCGGGACGTCGGGGTCCAGGATGCCCGCGAGGCTGTGCAGGGCCGTGACCTCCAGCGCCTGCTCGGTCGAGAGTTCGGGCAGCAGCCCGGGGAGGCGCTCCGCGAGCATGGTCTTGCCGGTGCCGGGCGGTCCGGTCAGGTGCAGGGCGTGGCCGCCCGCGGCGGCGACCTCGAGGGCGTGCCGCGCCTGGTGCTGCCCGAGCACGTCGGCCAGGTCGGGCGGCGGTCCCGCCGGGGCCGGCTCCCCTCCCCCCGCGCGGACGGGCGGGTCCGGCTCCTCCGGCAGCGGCTCGTGCCGCAGCAGCGCGGTGACCTGGCGCAGCGAGCGCAGCCCCCGCACGCTCACGCCGGGGACCAGGGCGGCCTCCGCGGCGTTGCCCTCGGCGCAGACGACGCGCGTCACGCCGGAGCGCGCGGCCGCCGCCACGGCGGGGAGGACGCCCCGCACGGGGTGCAGCCTGCCGTCCAGGCCCAGCTCGGCGAGCAGCACGGTCCGCTCGAGCAGGGCGGGGTCCAGGGCCGTGCGGTCCGGGTCGCCGGCGGCCAGCAGGACGGCCGTGGCGATGGCGAGGTCGAAGCCCGAGCCGCGCTTGGGCAGGCTGGCCGGGGCGAGGCCGACGGTGATCCGCACGCCGGGCCAGCGCTCGCCGGAGTTCGCGACCGCCGCGCGCACCCGGTCGCGCGCCTCGGACAGGGCGGTGTCGGGGAGCCCCACGAGGACGAAGGCGGGCAGGCCCGGCGCCAGGTGCGCCTCGACGTCCACCAGCGCGCCCTCGACACCGACGAGCGCGACCGCCGTCGTCCTCCCGAGCGGCATCAGGCCACGCCCCGCAGGTGCTCGACCGACGCCGCACCGGTGCGCCCGCGGGTCACCGCCACCACGTCGATGCGCACCTCCCCCGGGTGCACCCCGCGCTCGAGCAGCCAGCGCACCGCCAGCCGGCGCAGCCGCGCGAGCTTCGGGCCGGTGACCGCCTCCTGCGGCGAGCCGTGCCGCCCGGACCGGCGGGTCTTCACCTCGCAGACCACGAGCGTCGCGCCCTCGCGGGCGACGATGTCGATCTCCCCGAGCTCGCAGCGCCAGTTGCGCTCGAGCACGACCAGGCCGCGCTCGACGAGGAACCGGGCGGCGACGTCCTCGCCGTAGCGGCCCAGCCCGGCGCGCGAGCGGTCGCCGGGACTCCGCGCACCCCGCCCCGGTGCCAGGGCCGCCGCCGAGCGCGGCTCCCCGCCCCTCCCGCCCGGGAGCCCACCAGCGGGACTCCCGCTGCTGGTCGCACTGCTCGCCACCGCCACGCGGACCACCTCCGGGCCCGATCGTGGCGCTCGGCGGAGCACGGTGACCGGGTCCCGGGCGTCCCTGTGGAGGACGGCGACCTGCGACGCAGCTGCGCGCTGTGGACGACGCGCCCCAGCCGGCTCAGGTGCTCGGCGGGGGCTCCAGCTCGCTCTTGGCGAGCTCCTCGACGTTGACGTCCTTGAAGGTGACGACGCGGACGTTCTTCACGAAGCGGGCGGGGCGGTACATGTCCCAGACCCACGCGTCGGACATGCGCACCTCGAACCACACCTCCCCGCCGTCGGTGGTCCGCGGCTCCAGCTGCACCGAGTTGGTGAGGTAGAAGCGCCGCTCGGTCTCGACGACGTAGGAGAAGAGCCCGACGACGTCGCGGTACTCCCGGTAGAGCTGCAGCTCCATCTCGGTCTCGTACTTCTCGAGGTCCTCGGCGCTCACACCCGCTCCTGCTCTCGTGTCCCTCGCCCGTGAGGACCGGCGGCAGCCGGCACGGGGTCGGGGTGGGCCTCCATCGTGCCTCCGCCACCGCGTACGTGCTGGCGCGGCAGCGCCTCGAGGTCGAGCTGCTCCAGCTCGTCGGGGTACGGGTCCGTCCCGGGCAGCAGCGCGTCCGCCCGCTCCCCCACGCCGGGCAGCCGCCACGACTGCCGGTGCAACGGGCTCGGCCCGTGCTCGGCCAGCGCCGCGAGGTGCGCGGGGGCGGAGTAGCCGCGGTTCTGCTCCCAGGCGTAGACCGGGTGCTCCCGGGCGAGCTCGACCATCATCCCGTCGCGCTCGGTCTTCGCGAGCACGCTCGCGGCCGCGACCGAGGAGCAGCGCATGTCGGCCTTGACGAGGGTGCGCACCGGGACGTCCCAGGACCACGCCGGCAGCTCGTCCTCGAACAGCGAGGGCCGCGAGAGGTAGTCGTAGTTGCCGTCGAGCAGGACCCAGGAGAACGGCACCCGCAGCTGCGCGCACGCCCGGGTGGCGGCGACCCGCAGGGCGGTGAGGATGCCCCACGCGTCGATCTCGGCGGCGGAGGCGTGGCCCACGGCGCCGTCGAGCACCCACCGGCGGACCCGCGGCACGAGCGCGGTGCGCGCCTCCGGGGTCAGCAGCTTGCTGTCGCGCAGGCCCTGCGGCGCGGTGCGTGCGTCCTCGTCGAGGACCACGACACCGACCGAGACGGGTCCCGCCAGGGCGCCGCGCCCCACCTCGTCGACGGCCGCGACCGGGCCGGCTCCCGAGCGCCAGAGCTGGCGCTCGTAGCGCAGCGTCGGGGTCGTGGCGGGCACGGGACCAGGCTAGGGCAGGACGCGCGGGGCGGGCGCCTAGCCGCGCCCGTCGATGCCGGGCTGGGAGAAGGTGCCCGGCGCACCGAGCCCGCGCCAGTGGCCGAACGGCCACACGACGACGAACGCGCGGCCGATGACCTCGCTCTCGGGCACGAACCCGCCGCCCGGCTCCCCCATGTGCTCGCGGGAGTCCGCGGACTCGCTGCGGTGATCGCCCATGACCCAGAGCTTGCCGGCGGGGACCGTCACGTCGAAGGCGGTGTCCGACGGCGCGTCGCCCGGGAAGAGGTACGCCGACTCGCTCAGCGCGACACCGTTGACGCGCACCGCGCCGTGCCCGTCGGCCTGGACGTGGTCGCCCGGGAGGCCGATGACGCGCTTGATGAAGTCGCGCTCGTCGGGCGGGGCCACGCCGACCCAGCTGCCGACCTCGCGCACGGCGCGCTGCAGCACGTTGCCCTCGTCGGGGAACTGCGACTCCGAAGTGAAGGAGTCGGCGCCGTTGAAGACGATGACGTCGCCGCGGGAGATGGACCCGAAGCGGTAGGACACCTTGTCGACGAGGACGCGGTCCCCGACGCGCAGCGTGTCCTCCATCGAGCCGGAGGGGATGAAGAAGGCCTGCACGAGGAGCGCCTTGACGAGCATCGCCAGCAGCAGGGCGACCACGACGAGGACGGGGAGCTCCGCCCACGCCGGCAGGCGGCGCCACCAGCGGCGCACGGCACCCCGGGGGTGCTCCTCGGCGGCCTGCTCGTCGAGCGCCACCTGCGCGCCGGCCGCGACTGCGCCGTCCGGCCCGGAGGTCCCGTGCGGCGCCTCCGCGGCGGCGGGAGCCCCGCCCTCGAGCGGGTCGGACGAGCTCATGCGAGCAGGGCCTCTCGTGCGTCGGTCAGGAGCCGCCGGAGCAGCGCGCCCCGGCCGCTGGGCCGGGGCGCGGTGGCGCGTCAGCGAGCGGGAGCGCCCGAGGCGTCGCGCTTCTCCTTGATCTTCGCGGCCTTGCCGCGCAGGTCGCGCAGGTAGTAGAGCTTCGCGCGGCGGACGTCACCACGGGTGACGACCTCGATCTTGTCGAGGATCGGCGAGTGCACCGGGAAGGTGCGCTCCACGCCGGTGCCGAAGCTCACCTTGCGGATCGTGAAGGTCTCGCGGACGCCACCGCCCTGGCGGCGGATGACGACGCCCTGGAAGACCTGGATGCGGGAGCGGTTGCCCTCCACGACCCGGACGTGGACCTTGAGGGTGTCCCCGGGGGCGAACGCCGGGATGTCGGACCGCAGCGAGGCGGCGTCGAGCGCGTCGAGCTTCTGCACAGCTTCTCCTCGGGTGCCACAGGTCACCCTGGTGGGCGGGCGCAGCCGGAGCCGGCCCGGGATCGGTCAGGTGGTGCGCCGCTCGTCTCCGTCCGTGCCCCCCTGCGGCAGGGCGCGGCCGTCGAGCTGGTGGCGCGACGGACCAGTGTCGCACACGGCGGCGGGCTCCGGCGAACCCGTCAAGCGCCGCCGGGCTCCGCTGCCTCGTGGAGCACCTGGCGGTCGGCGGCGTCGAGCGCGCCCTCCGGCAGGGCGGCGAGCAGGTCCGGGCGCACCGCGGCGGTGCGCCGCAGCGCCTCGTCCCGGCGCCACCGGGCGACGGCGGCGTGGTGGCCGCTGAGCAGCACGTCGGGCACGGCGTGCCCGCGCCAGACGGCCGGCTTGGTGTAGGCCGGGGCCTCGAGCAGGCCCGTCTCGTGCGACTCCTCGACGAGGCTCTCGGCGTTGCCGACGACGCCCGGCAGCAGCCGCGCCACGGCCTCGACCACCGCGAGCACCGCGACCTCGCCGCCGTTGAGGACGTAGTCGCCGAGCGACAGCTCCTCGACGTCGTACGCCGTGGCCGCCTCCAGGGCGACGCGGGCGTCGATGCCCTCGTAGCGCCCGCAGGCGAAGACCAGCCAGGGCCGGGCGGCGTACGCGCGCGCCCGCGGCTGGGAGAACGGAGGCCCCGCGGGCGTGGGCACGACGAGCGTGGGGCGGACCCCCTCGGGACCGGCGGCGCGCACGGCGTCGAGCGCCCGGCCCCACGGCTCGGGCTTCATGAGCATGCCGGCGCCACCGCCGTACGGCGTGTCGTCCACCGTGCGGTGCCGGTCGTCGGTCCAGCTGCGCAGGTCGTGGACGTGCAGGTCGAGGATCCCCTGCTCGCGGGCGCGGCCGATGAGCGAGAGGCCGAGCGGCGCGAGGTAGTCGGGGAAGATCGTGACGACGTCGATCCGCACGCTCAGGCCCCGCCCTCGCCGTCGTCGAGCAGCCCCGGCGGCGCGTCCACGACCACGCGCCCGCCGTCGAGGTCGACGACGGGGACGATCGCCGCGACGAACGGCACGAGCCGCTCCCCGCCCGGGGTCTGCACCGCGAGCAGGTCCTGCGCGGGCAGGTGCACGACGTCGGTCACCTCGCCCAGGTCGACGCCCTGGGGCGAGACGGCGCGCAGGCCGACCAGCTGGTGGTCGTAGTACTCCTCGGGGTCCTCCGGCCGCTCGTCGTCGGGCACGTCAACGACCAGCCAGGTCCCGCGCAGCGCCTCGGCCGCCGAGCGGTCCGCGACGGAGGCGAAGCGCACGAGCAGGCGTCCGGAGTGGTCGCGGGCGTCGGCGACCTCGAGGGGACCGCGCTCGGCCGGGTCGGTCACGAGGACGACCCCGGGCGCGAAGCGCGTCCCGGGGTCGTCCGTGCGCGGCTCGACGAGGACGTCGCCGCGGATGCCGTGCGCGGGGCCGATGCGCCCCACGACGAGCTGCACCACCGCTGCGTCAGCGCCGCTCGTCGACGTCGAGGAAGTCGACGCGGACCGGGCGGCCCCCGGCGAGGGCGCCCAGCACGGTGCGCAGCGCGGACGCCGTGCGCCCGCTGCGGCCGATCACCTTGCCGAGGTCGTCGGGGTGCACGCGCACCTCGAGGACCCGCCCGCGCCGGTTCTCCCGGCGCACGACGGCGACGTCGTCGGGGTTGTCGACGATGCCGCGGACGAGGTGCTCGAGCGCCTCCTCGAGCACCTACGCCTCGGCGGGCTGGTCGGCTGCGGCCGCGGGCTCGGGTGCGACCTCGACGTCGGCGGCCTGGGGGGCCTCGTCGGCCTTCTTGGCGCCGCCGCCGCGCGGGGTGGTCGCGGGCGCGGACTTCTCGTCGCCGGCCGAGCGGGCGGCGGCGTCGAAGGCGGCCTTCTTGTCCGCCTTGGGGGCGGCGACCTTGAGCGTGCCCTCCTCGTAGGGCAGGCCCTTGAACTTCTGCCAGTCGCCCGTCTTGGACAGGATCGCCTGGACCGGCTCGGTCGGCTGGGCGCCGACGCCGAGCCAGTACTGCGCCCGCTCGCCGTCGACCTCGATGAGCGAGGGCTCCTCGGTCGGGTGGTACTTGCCGATCGCCTCGATGAAGCGGCCGTCGCGCTTGGTGCGGGCGTCGGCCACGACGATGCGGTAGTAGGGCGCGCGGATCTTGCCCATGCGCATCAGCTTGATCTTGACAGCCACGGGGCTGGGTTCTCCTCGTCGGACGCGGTCGGGCGCCGGCTCGCCGGGTGGGGTCCGGTCCTGCGGCGCTCGGGGTTTGCGGGGGTCCAGGACGCCGGAGAGAGGGCCAGCGCACGGACCGGTGCAGCCTGCGATTGTGCCAGACGCAGGGGCCCCGGCACCAGCCGGGCAGGTCACGCCCGCCCCGGCCCCCCCAGGACGTGCATGATCACGAGCAGGGTGGGAGGCGCTGGACGAGCGCCCGCGGGACCGCACGGAGGGTCAGCGGCGGCCGTACGGGAAGGCAGCCGCGGGTCAGCGGCCGCCGGGCGGGAGGAGGTCGCGCAGGCCCGGCGGCAGCTCGAACGGCGCGCTGCCCTGAGCGCCCGCGGCGGGCCCGAACGGGCTCTCCCCCGTGCGCTGCGGCTGCGCGGCCACCTGCTGCGCGCGCTTCGCGGGGTTGCCCGAGACCTTGCCGCCCTTGGCCTTCTTCTGCTGGGGCGCCTGGCGGCCCTTGGACTTCTTGCCGAAGCCCGGCATCCCCGGGATCGGCATGCCGCCCCCGCCGCGCAGCGAGCGCATCATCTGCTGGGCCTGGCCGAAGCGCTCGACGAGGTCGTTCACCGCCGAGACCGAGGACCCCGAGCCGCGCGCGATGCGCGCTCGCCGGGAGGCGTTGAGGATCCTCGGGTCGCGCCGCTCGGTCGGCGTCATCGACTGGATCATCGCCTGGGTGCGGTCCAGGTCGCGCTCGTCGATGTTCTCGATCTGCTCGCGGAACTGGCCCATCCCGGGCAGCATGCCGAAGATCTTCGACATCGAGCCCATCTTGCGCAGCTGCTGCATCTGCTGCAGGAAGTCGTCGAGGGTGAAGTCCTCGCCCTCGCTGAACTTGCGGGCCATCTCGGCCTGCTGCGCCTGGTCGAACGTCCGCTCGGCCTGCTCGATGAGCGTGAGCATGTCGCCCATGCCGAGGATGCGCGAGGCCATGCGGTCGGGGTGGAAGGCGTCGAAGTCGCCGAGCCCCTCGCCGTTGCTCGCGAACATCACCTGCCGGCCGGTCACCTTGGCGACCGAGAGGGCCGCGCCACCGCGCGCGTCGCCGTCGAGCTTGGTCAGCACGACGCCGGAGAAGCCGACGCCGTCGAGGAAGGCCTGGGCGGTGGTGACGGCGTCCTGGCCGACCATCGCGTCGACGACGTAGAGGATCTCGTCGGGCGAGACCGCGTCGCGGATGTCCGCCGCCTGCTGCATGAGCTCGGCGTCGATGCCGAGCCGGCCGGCGGTGTCGACGACGACCACGTCGTGCTGCTTGTCGCGGGCGTACGCCATGGCCGCCCGCGCGACGGCCACCGGGTCGCCGACGCCGTTACCCGGCTCGGGCGCGAAGACCACGACACCGGCGCGCTCCCCCACCACCTGCAGCTGGTTGACCGCGTTGGGGCGCTGCAGGTCCGCCGCCACGAGGAGCGGCTGGTGGCCCTGGCCCTTGAGCCAGAGCGCGAGCTTGCCGGCGAGCGTCGTCTTGCCCGCGCCCTGGAGGCCGGCGAGCAGGATGACGGTCGGCGGGGTCTTGGCGAAGCGCAGCCGGCGGGTCTCGCCGCCGAGGATCCCGATGAGCTCCTCGTTGACGATCTTGATGATCTGCTGCACCGGGTTGAGCGCCTGCGAGACCTCGGCGCCGCGGGCCCGCTCGCGGACCGCCGCGATGAACTCCCGCACGACCGGCAGGGCGACGTCGGCCTCGAGCAGCGCGGTCCGGATCTCCCGGGTCGTGGCCTCGATGTCGGCCTCGCTCAGCCGGCCCTTGCCGCGCAGGCCCTTGAAGGTCGCGGCGAGACGGTCCTGCAGGGTGGTGAACACGGTGGCGGCTTCCCAGGGGGATCGACGGCGGGGTCAGACGTGCGCGAGCGCGGATCCCCAGCCTAGCCGCGCCCGTCGGGCTCCTCCTCGGTGCGGAGGACGCGCACGCCGCGCTCCTCGAGCGCGGCGAGGACGGGCGAGCCCGACGGGGCGTCGGTGACGATGCCGGCGACCTCGGCGAGCGGCAGCACGGCGTACGGCGAGGCGGCGCCGACCTTCTCCGCGCTCGCGAGCACCCACGTCTCGGCGCTGCGCGCCGCCAGGGCCCGCTTCATCGCGGCCTCGTCCGCGTCTCCCGTCGTCAGGCCGGCATCGGGGTGGACGCCGGTGACGCCGAGGAGGAACAGGTCGGCGGAGTACGCCTGGGCCGCCTCCACCGCGGCGGCGCCGCAGGCGACCGCGGAGTGCTTGAAGAGCCGCCCGCCGATGAGGAGGACCTCGACGGCCGGGTGGTGCAGCAGGGCGGAGGCGATGGTCGGGCTGTGCGTGACGACCGTGCAGGCGAGCTCGAGCGGGAGCGCGGCGACGACCGCGAGGGTGGTCGTGCCGCCGTCGAGGACGACCACGCTGCCGGGCCGGACGAGGCGGGCCGCCGCCGCACCCACGCGGCGCTTGCTCCCCGGCTCCACAGCGGCCCGGGCGCCGTAGTCGACGACGGCGGGGGACGCGGGCAGCGCCCCGCCGTAGACGCGCTGGCAGAGCCCGGCGGCCGCCAGCTCGCGCAGGTCGCGCCGCACCGTGTCCTCCGAGGTGCCGAGCTGCAGAGCGGCCTCCTTGGCGAGGACCTTGCCGTCGGCGGCGAGGCGGGCGAGCAGCAGCTCCTTGCGCTCGGCGGCAAGCATCTGCACGTTCTCCCTTGTTGTTGCACGATGTTGCCGACTATCCTAGCGCCATGACGACCACCACGACCGACCGACCGCTGCTCGTGCTCATCGCCGGGCCGTACCGCTCGGGGACCGGGGACGACCCGGCACTCCTGGCCCAGAACCTCGCCCGCCTGGAGGAGGCCTCCTGGCCGGTCTTCGAGCGCGGCCACGTCCCGGTCATCGGCGAGTGGGTGGCCCTCCCGGTCCTGCGCAGCGCCGGCGCCACGGGCGTGACCGACCCCCTGGCCGAGCAGGTGCTCTACCCGACCGCCGAGCGGCTGCTCCAGCACTGCGACGCCGTGCTCCGCCTGCCGGGCGAGTCCCGCGGCGCGGACCAGGACGTCGCCATCGCCCGCGAGCGCGGGCTGCCCGTCTACGAGCGCGTCGAGGACCTCCCCGAGCGGCGGGTCGGGTGAGCCGCGCAGGGACGGACGTCCCGGACTCCCGCGGGCGTACGGGCCTCGACGCCGTCGGCCGCGACCTCGCGCGCAACC
This region includes:
- a CDS encoding RNA-binding protein: MLEEALEHLVRGIVDNPDDVAVVRRENRRGRVLEVRVHPDDLGKVIGRSGRTASALRTVLGALAGGRPVRVDFLDVDERR
- the trmD gene encoding tRNA (guanosine(37)-N1)-methyltransferase TrmD, encoding MRIDVVTIFPDYLAPLGLSLIGRAREQGILDLHVHDLRSWTDDRHRTVDDTPYGGGAGMLMKPEPWGRALDAVRAAGPEGVRPTLVVPTPAGPPFSQPRARAYAARPWLVFACGRYEGIDARVALEAATAYDVEELSLGDYVLNGGEVAVLAVVEAVARLLPGVVGNAESLVEESHETGLLEAPAYTKPAVWRGHAVPDVLLSGHHAAVARWRRDEALRRTAAVRPDLLAALPEGALDAADRQVLHEAAEPGGA
- a CDS encoding ribonuclease HII, whose amino-acid sequence is MPATTPTLRYERQLWRSGAGPVAAVDEVGRGALAGPVSVGVVVLDEDARTAPQGLRDSKLLTPEARTALVPRVRRWVLDGAVGHASAAEIDAWGILTALRVAATRACAQLRVPFSWVLLDGNYDYLSRPSLFEDELPAWSWDVPVRTLVKADMRCSSVAAASVLAKTERDGMMVELAREHPVYAWEQNRGYSAPAHLAALAEHGPSPLHRQSWRLPGVGERADALLPGTDPYPDELEQLDLEALPRQHVRGGGGTMEAHPDPVPAAAGPHGRGTREQERV
- the ffh gene encoding signal recognition particle protein, encoding MFTTLQDRLAATFKGLRGKGRLSEADIEATTREIRTALLEADVALPVVREFIAAVRERARGAEVSQALNPVQQIIKIVNEELIGILGGETRRLRFAKTPPTVILLAGLQGAGKTTLAGKLALWLKGQGHQPLLVAADLQRPNAVNQLQVVGERAGVVVFAPEPGNGVGDPVAVARAAMAYARDKQHDVVVVDTAGRLGIDAELMQQAADIRDAVSPDEILYVVDAMVGQDAVTTAQAFLDGVGFSGVVLTKLDGDARGGAALSVAKVTGRQVMFASNGEGLGDFDAFHPDRMASRILGMGDMLTLIEQAERTFDQAQQAEMARKFSEGEDFTLDDFLQQMQQLRKMGSMSKIFGMLPGMGQFREQIENIDERDLDRTQAMIQSMTPTERRDPRILNASRRARIARGSGSSVSAVNDLVERFGQAQQMMRSLRGGGGMPIPGMPGFGKKSKGRQAPQQKKAKGGKVSGNPAKRAQQVAAQPQRTGESPFGPAAGAQGSAPFELPPGLRDLLPPGGR
- a CDS encoding YifB family Mg chelatase-like AAA ATPase — encoded protein: MPLGRTTAVALVGVEGALVDVEAHLAPGLPAFVLVGLPDTALSEARDRVRAAVANSGERWPGVRITVGLAPASLPKRGSGFDLAIATAVLLAAGDPDRTALDPALLERTVLLAELGLDGRLHPVRGVLPAVAAAARSGVTRVVCAEGNAAEAALVPGVSVRGLRSLRQVTALLRHEPLPEEPDPPVRAGGGEPAPAGPPPDLADVLGQHQARHALEVAAAGGHALHLTGPPGTGKTMLAERLPGLLPELSTEQALEVTALHSLAGILDPDVPLVTRPPFQAPHHSASTAAVVGGGSGVPRPGAVSLAHRGVLFLDEAPEFAAPVLDALRQPLESGRVVLARAAGTARYPARCTLVLASNPCPCGLATGRALECTCSSLARRRYAARLSGPLLDRVDLRVDVVPPLGALDVGESTAAVGARVTAARERSAGRLAGTPWRTNAEVPGRELRARWRVADDRLVRSAVESGALSLRGADRALRVSWTLADLAGRDRPSGDDVALALALRLAGTSGRAA
- the rimM gene encoding ribosome maturation factor RimM (Essential for efficient processing of 16S rRNA), whose translation is MQLVVGRIGPAHGIRGDVLVEPRTDDPGTRFAPGVVLVTDPAERGPLEVADARDHSGRLLVRFASVADRSAAEALRGTWLVVDVPDDERPEDPEEYYDHQLVGLRAVSPQGVDLGEVTDVVHLPAQDLLAVQTPGGERLVPFVAAIVPVVDLDGGRVVVDAPPGLLDDGEGGA
- the rplS gene encoding 50S ribosomal protein L19; its protein translation is MQKLDALDAASLRSDIPAFAPGDTLKVHVRVVEGNRSRIQVFQGVVIRRQGGGVRETFTIRKVSFGTGVERTFPVHSPILDKIEVVTRGDVRRAKLYYLRDLRGKAAKIKEKRDASGAPAR
- the lepB gene encoding signal peptidase I, producing the protein MSSSDPLEGGAPAAAEAPHGTSGPDGAVAAGAQVALDEQAAEEHPRGAVRRWWRRLPAWAELPVLVVVALLLAMLVKALLVQAFFIPSGSMEDTLRVGDRVLVDKVSYRFGSISRGDVIVFNGADSFTSESQFPDEGNVLQRAVREVGSWVGVAPPDERDFIKRVIGLPGDHVQADGHGAVRVNGVALSESAYLFPGDAPSDTAFDVTVPAGKLWVMGDHRSESADSREHMGEPGGGFVPESEVIGRAFVVVWPFGHWRGLGAPGTFSQPGIDGRG
- a CDS encoding YraN family protein, which translates into the protein MAVASSATSSGSPAGGLPGGRGGEPRSAAALAPGRGARSPGDRSRAGLGRYGEDVAARFLVERGLVVLERNWRCELGEIDIVAREGATLVVCEVKTRRSGRHGSPQEAVTGPKLARLRRLAVRWLLERGVHPGEVRIDVVAVTRGRTGAASVEHLRGVA
- the dprA gene encoding DNA-processing protein DprA: MSGPGTSGPPAVWSSSGRQAPPVPSSAAEAERRALTALTRLVEPPCPPLVRLVEAWGACEVLERIASDDPAAALPPDSSGGAGARERRERWRQRLGRVDVDRDLALAARSGARLVVPGDGEWPAELADLGDDRPLALWCRGAALDARPARVAVVGARAATPYGEHVAGTLAGGLAQAGRSVVSGGAFGIDAAAHRGALLAGGTTCAVLACGVDVSYPKGNEGLLRRVAEHGTLVSEYPLGTGVTRGRFLDRNRLLAALGQGTLLVEAGLRSGARSTVGHARRLHRPVMVVPGPVTSPASAGCHVELRRGDAVLVTCVEEVLDVVGQLGGDAVADPSDPHLRRTDALGPDELRVWEAMPLRGVLRVDELCGAAGLTAPEVLGRLGALAARGLVQPEGGGWRRT
- a CDS encoding DeoR/GlpR family DNA-binding transcription regulator — its product is MLAAERKELLLARLAADGKVLAKEAALQLGTSEDTVRRDLRELAAAGLCQRVYGGALPASPAVVDYGARAAVEPGSKRRVGAAAARLVRPGSVVVLDGGTTTLAVVAALPLELACTVVTHSPTIASALLHHPAVEVLLIGGRLFKHSAVACGAAAVEAAQAYSADLFLLGVTGVHPDAGLTTGDADEAAMKRALAARSAETWVLASAEKVGAASPYAVLPLAEVAGIVTDAPSGSPVLAALEERGVRVLRTEEEPDGRG
- the rpsP gene encoding 30S ribosomal protein S16, translated to MAVKIKLMRMGKIRAPYYRIVVADARTKRDGRFIEAIGKYHPTEEPSLIEVDGERAQYWLGVGAQPTEPVQAILSKTGDWQKFKGLPYEEGTLKVAAPKADKKAAFDAAARSAGDEKSAPATTPRGGGAKKADEAPQAADVEVAPEPAAAADQPAEA
- a CDS encoding DUF2469 domain-containing protein, whose protein sequence is MSAEDLEKYETEMELQLYREYRDVVGLFSYVVETERRFYLTNSVQLEPRTTDGGEVWFEVRMSDAWVWDMYRPARFVKNVRVVTFKDVNVEELAKSELEPPPST